The Streptomyces sp. cg36 genomic interval CACAACGCACCGCGGGGGCCGGTCCGTTCGGACCGGCCCCCGCGGGCTGTTCATCGGTGTTCGCGCTGCCCTGCCGTGCGGCTGTTACTGCATGACGGCCATGGCGAGGGCGCGGCGGGCACGCATCGAGACGCGCTCGGCGCGCCGCTGCATGCGCCGGGCGGCGAGCAGACGCAGGGCCTGCCGTTCGGCCTCGGCTTCCCGCAGGCGGTCGTGCATATGGGCACGGGCGAGGGCTTCTGGCATGAGTTGCATTTCGAGGGTCCTGTTCTGACGCGAGGTGTTCGCGCCGGCAGTGGAGAAGTCTGGGGTCGCGGAGCCCTTGGGCTCGCTGGCGGACGTCGTCATCGGGGCCTGCTTCTGGGGGTCGTTCGTGAGGGGGCGGTCGATGGTTCCCGGGCGGTTCATGCCGCGACCGGGTTCTTGCGCGGGCGGCCACGGGGCCGCTTGCGGGCCACGACCACGCCCTGGACGAAGAGCTCGCCACCCCAGACGCCCCAGGGCTCGCGCCGCTCCTTGGCCCCGGCGAGGCATGCCTCGACCAGCGGGCAGGTGCGGCAGAGGGACTTGGCGTACTCGACGTCTGCCGGGGACTCGGCGAAGAAGACCTCCGGGTCGTACGAGCGGCAGGGGACGGGTACGCCGAGGTTCTCGATGGCGTCGTCGAGCGCGGTGAGCGCGGTGAGGGGAGTCAAGGCGGGGTCCTCCGTGAGACCGGGCGGGGGGATCGTCTGGGCGGGCGGTACGGACGGGGCGTGCGCTTCGAGTTGCACGGTGTTTTCTTCCTCGTCTTTGTTGTCGGTCCGGCCGGTCGGCCGGGTTTCGGCTGGTACCGAGACCCCTTCGCGCTGTCTTGCCCTGTTCGGGGCAAACAGAAGGGCCGCGGATCCCGGGTGGGGTTCCGCGGCCCTGAAGGCGCCTGCCTGATCCTGGATCAGGCTGGATCACTCCAGGGTTCGAGCCCACGGAAGGCCCACATCTTGTGGTGCTGCGTCGTCGTCTGCTTTTCGGCTCCGGCACCGGCGGCCGCAAAGGCATAGGCCATGGCCTGTCCCTCTGCCACTACTGCTGCCGGTGCCTGGGTCGGTCGCTCATTGCCGTTCCGCACGGGGAGATTGGCCAGGGAGACCGGAATGACGACCGAGAGGCCGCGCAGACCGGAGACACCGGTGGACAGACCGGTGCCCTGGGCCGAGGAACCGAGCGGGCAGGTGGCGACGACCGAGCGATCGGTCATTTTGGTGGTGCTGAAGCTGGTGAAGTTCATGAAGCTGGTCACTGGTCTCGCCTCCTCTCGGCGTCTCGGGGAGCTCGGCCCGGGGGCCTTGATCCCATGCGTATTCGGATAAGTACAGCAAGTAGAACACGGACGCAGGGCCTCTGAGAAGCCGCTGTCTCCGTGGTTAAGAACCTATGGGGATTCGCGGGGCGGGCGCAAACTATTTTTTCGATGAGTTTTCAGGAAGCCGCCCCGTCGCCCTCCTCAAGCTCCTGACCTGCGCAGATGGCAAGGACATCGGTGCCGAACCGGTCCAGCTTGCGGGCGCCGACCCCGGAGATGACCGCGAGCTCCCCGCCGGTGGACGGCACGGCCTCCGCGATCGCCATCAGGGTCTTGTCGGTGAACACGCAATACGGCGGCTGGCCCAGTTGCCGTGCCTGGCCCGCCCGCCAGTCGCGCAGCCGCTCGTACAGACCCTCGTCCATGTCGGAGGGGCAGTCCTCGCAGCGCATCAGCTTCATCTCACCGGCCTCGGTGAGCGTCTTGCCGCAGACCCGGCACAGGACCGGGCCGCGCCGGGTGCGCTTGCGGGCCGCGCCGCGCTCGATTCCGCCCGTGCCGCCCGTGGACGCGGCGCGGGCGCCGAGGGCCGCGGAGCCCGGTCGCAGGCCGTTCAGGAAGCGGCTGGGGCGTCGGGAGGCGCGACCGCCGGGAGAGCGCGAGAGGGACCAGGACAGGGCCAGATGGAGACGGGCGCGGGTGACGCCCACGTACAGCAGGCGGCGCTCCTCCTCGATCTGCTCGTCGGTCTTCGCGTATGTGATCGGCATCATGCCCTCGGTGAGGCCGACCAGGAAGACGGCGTCCCACTCCAGGCCCTTGGCGGCGTGCAGGGAGGCCAGGGTGACGCCCTCGACGGTGGGCGCGTGCTGTGCGGCGGCGCGCTCGTCGAGCTCGGCGACCAGGTCGGAGAGGGTTGCACCGGGCTTGGCACGCGCGAAGTCCTCGGCGAGGCGGACCAACGCGGCGAGGGACTCCCAGCGGTCGCGGACGGCGCCCGAGCCGGTGGGCGGAGTGCTGGTCCAGCCCTTGGTGCCGAGGACGGCGCGGACCTGCGAGGGCAGGTCGACGGCGTCGTCGAGCAGGGAGTCGTTGCCTCCGGCGCGGGCCGCGCCGCGCAGGGCGACGCCCGCCTCGCGCACTTCCGGCCGCTCGAAGAAGCGCTCGGCGCCACGCAGCTGGTAGGGCACGCCCGCGTCGGCGAGGGCCTGCTCGTAGATCTCGGACTGGGCGTTGATCCGGTAGAGCACGGCGATCTCCCCGGCGGAGACGCCGGAGGCGATGAGGTCGCGGATGCGCCGGGCGACGCCCTCGGCCTCGGCGGGTTCGTCGCCGTACTCGGTGTAGGCGGGCTCGGGGCCGGGGTCCCGCTGGGAGACGAGTTCGAGGCGGTGCTCGGCGGCGCGGCCCCGGGCCTGGGTGAGCAGTCCGTTGGCGAGGTGGACGACCTGGGGGGTCGACCGGTAGTCGCGGATGAGTTTGACGACGGTCGCCTGCGGGTGGCGGGTGCGGAAGTTCAGCAGGTGGTCGGGGGTGGCGCCGGTGAACGAGTAGATCGTCTGGCTGGCGTCGCCGACGACGCAGAGGCTGTCTCGGTCGCCGAGCCAGAGCTCCAGGAGGCGCTGCTGGAGGGGGCTGACGTCCTGGTACTCGTCGACCACGAAGTGCTGGTACTGGCTGCGGATGCGCTCCGCGATGTCGTGGCGGTCCTGGAGGACGCCGACCGTGAGGAGCAGCACGTCCTCGAAGTCGATCATGCCCCGGTCGCGCTTGAGCTCCTCGTACGTGGCGTAGATCTGGGAGATCTCGGCGGGGTCGCGGGGGGCGTCGCGCACCGATTTGGCGACGGCCGCCGGATAGTCGGCGGGGACCGTCTGGGTGACCTTGGCCCACTCGATCTCGCTGGTGACGTCGCGCAGCTCGTTGCGGTCGAGGCGGACGCGGCAGCGGGCGCCCGCCTCGGCGACCAGCTGGATCTTGCGCTCGACCAGGCGGGGCAGCTCGCCGCCGACGGCCTTGGGCCAGAAGTACTGGAGCTGGCGCAGGGCCGCGGAGTGGAAGGTGCGGGCCTGAACGCCGCCCGCGCCGAGCTGGCGCAGCCGACCGCGCATCTCGCCCGCGGCGCGGTTGGTGAAGGTGACGGCGAGCACACTGCTGGGCTGCAGGATCCCGGCGCGCACCCCGTAGGCGATGCGGTGGGTGATCGCCCTGGTCTTGCCGGTGCCCGCGCCCGCCAGTACGCACACCGGCCCGTGCAGGGCCGTCGCGACCTCGCGCTGCTCGGGGTCGAGCCCGTCGAGCACCGCGTCCGCCGAGTCGGGGACCTGTGGGAAGAGGGAGGAGTGCGTTGCTGCTGTCACCCCGCCATGCTGCCAGGTCGTGGGAGGCGGACGGGACGCGTTGTCCACAGGGGGCGCGATTGTTCGTACTAATGCGGGAATGGTGGCCCGGTCGCGTACGTTCAAGACCTTGGCGTTCACCCATCGAGCCGAACATGAGGAGTGCGAGAGCATGCCGGGCACTGTGACGATGTACAGCACCACGTGGTGCGGCTACTGCCGTCGGCTGAAGAGCCAGATGGACCGCGAGGGCATCACGTACAACGAGATCAACATCGAGCAGGACCCGGAGTCCGCGGCCTTCGTCGAGAAGGCGAACGGCGGCAACCAGACGGTCCCGACCGTGCTCTTCCCCGACGGCTCGACGCTGACGAACCCGTCGCTCGCGCAGGTCAAGCAGAAGATCGGCGTCTGAGCCGCGCTCGTCGCGCGGCTGCGGAGCGAGTTCCCAGGATGTGCGCAGGGCCTCCACCGACGCGGTGGGGGCCCTGCGCGTTGCCGGGCGCGGCCGGGCTCAGTGCGTGGGCCTGGGCAGCGGCTCGCCGTACCAGAGCTCGATGAGCCGGGCCGCGATCGAGATGCCGAACGGGGGCACGACCTCGCCGGACTCGAAGGCGGCGCGCAGGTCCTCGCGGGAGAACCAGCGGGCCTCGTGGATCTCCTCGCCGTCCACGTTGATCTCGCGGGAGGTGGCCTGCGCCATGAAGCCGAGCATCAGGCTGGAGGGGAACGGCCAGGGCTGGCTGGCGATGTACTCGACCTCGCCGACCGTGACGCCCGCCTCCTCGAAGACCTCGCGGCGCACCGACTGCTCGATGGACTCACCGGGCTCGACGAAGCCCGCCAGCGTGGAGAAGCGGCCCTCGGGCCAGTGCACCTGGCGGCCGAGCAGCGCACGGTCCTGGTCGTCGGTGACGAGCATGATCACGGCCGGGTCGGTGCGCGGGTAGTGCTCGGCGCCGCACGCCTGGCAGCGGCGGATGTGCCCCGCTGCGGCGATGACCGTGCGCTCGCCGCAGCGGGAGCAGAAGCGGTGCAGGCGCTGCCAGTTCTCCAGGGCCACGGCGTGGACCAGCAGGCCCGCGTCCCGGGGCGACAGGAGCAGTCCGGCCTCGCGCAGCCCGGCGGGGCGGGCGGACTGGTCCATGCGGCCCGGCAGCGAGTCCTTCTGGAGCGCGAAGTAGCTGACGCCGTCGTTGTCGGTGCCCAGGAAGTAGCGGTGGGTCTCGGTGACCGGCGCCTCGAAGGCGGGGGTCATCACCAGCTCGGTGCGGCCGTCGGCGGTGTCGTCGATGAGCGCCTGCCCGCCGGAGACCACGAAGACCCGGGTCGACGGGTGGCTCCAGGCCGCCGCCAGCCATGCCTCGTCGAGGCGGTGGTGGGCGGCGCGGTCGATGCCGCTGGGCTCGGTGAGGCTGATCGGTGTGGCGAGGCCGGCCGGCCGGTCCGCGGTGGTGTCACTGCTGGTGGTGCTGGTGGTGCTCACAGGTGCTTCCAACTCCCCCGGTGGATGGGTTCAGCGGTGTTCGTTCGACGGTGGTGTCCCGGTGGCCGCAGCCACGCGCGCGTAACGGGACGCGCCGTCCTCGCGGCTGCTCTCCTCCGACGCGGCCACGCGCGCGCGTACGGGACGCGTGGGGGCGGCGGCGGGCTCACAGCCTCGCGGCGGCGAGGTCGCCCCACAGGTGGGCGGTGGTCTCGACGCCCTTGAGGAGGAGGTCGATCTCGACCTTCTCGTTGGGCGCGTGCCAGCCGTCGGACGGGACGGAGATCCCCAGGAACAGCACGGGTGCGCCCAGCACGTCCTGGAGGTCGGCGGCGGGTCCGGAGCCGCCTTCGCGGGTGAAGCGGATCTTCTGGCCGAAGGCGCGGCCCATGGCGCGGGCGACGGACCGCAGCGCCGGGTGGTCCAGCGGCGTGAGGCACGGGCGGGTGCCGGCGCTGAAGGCGATCTCGTGCCGGATGCCGTCCGGGACCTGGGTCGCTGCCCAGTCGGTGACGAGCTTCTCGATCCGGTCCGGGTCCTGCCCGGCGACCAGGCGGAACGACAGCTTGACCATGGCCGAGGACGGAATGATCGTCTTGCCGCCGGGGCCCTGGTAACCGCCGCCGATGCCGTTGACCTCGGCGGTCGGCCGCGCCCAGACCCGCTCCAGCGTGGAGTACCCGGCCTCGCCGTGGGGGGCGCGGGACTTGGCGGTGCGCAGCCATTCGGCCTCGTCGAACGGCAGCTCCGCGACGAGTTCGCGCTCGGCGTCCGTCAGCTCGGCGATGCCGTCGTAGAAGCCGGGCACGGTGACCCGCTCGTCGGCGTCGTGCAGGGCGGCGACCAGGCGGGCGGCGGCGGTCGCCGGGTTGGGCACGGCGCCGCCGAAGGAGCCGGAGTGGATGTCCTGGTCGGGCCCGTACAGC includes:
- a CDS encoding WhiB family transcriptional regulator, translated to MQLEAHAPSVPPAQTIPPPGLTEDPALTPLTALTALDDAIENLGVPVPCRSYDPEVFFAESPADVEYAKSLCRTCPLVEACLAGAKERREPWGVWGGELFVQGVVVARKRPRGRPRKNPVAA
- a CDS encoding ATP-dependent DNA helicase UvrD2, translated to MTAATHSSLFPQVPDSADAVLDGLDPEQREVATALHGPVCVLAGAGTGKTRAITHRIAYGVRAGILQPSSVLAVTFTNRAAGEMRGRLRQLGAGGVQARTFHSAALRQLQYFWPKAVGGELPRLVERKIQLVAEAGARCRVRLDRNELRDVTSEIEWAKVTQTVPADYPAAVAKSVRDAPRDPAEISQIYATYEELKRDRGMIDFEDVLLLTVGVLQDRHDIAERIRSQYQHFVVDEYQDVSPLQQRLLELWLGDRDSLCVVGDASQTIYSFTGATPDHLLNFRTRHPQATVVKLIRDYRSTPQVVHLANGLLTQARGRAAEHRLELVSQRDPGPEPAYTEYGDEPAEAEGVARRIRDLIASGVSAGEIAVLYRINAQSEIYEQALADAGVPYQLRGAERFFERPEVREAGVALRGAARAGGNDSLLDDAVDLPSQVRAVLGTKGWTSTPPTGSGAVRDRWESLAALVRLAEDFARAKPGATLSDLVAELDERAAAQHAPTVEGVTLASLHAAKGLEWDAVFLVGLTEGMMPITYAKTDEQIEEERRLLYVGVTRARLHLALSWSLSRSPGGRASRRPSRFLNGLRPGSAALGARAASTGGTGGIERGAARKRTRRGPVLCRVCGKTLTEAGEMKLMRCEDCPSDMDEGLYERLRDWRAGQARQLGQPPYCVFTDKTLMAIAEAVPSTGGELAVISGVGARKLDRFGTDVLAICAGQELEEGDGAAS
- a CDS encoding mycoredoxin — protein: MPGTVTMYSTTWCGYCRRLKSQMDREGITYNEINIEQDPESAAFVEKANGGNQTVPTVLFPDGSTLTNPSLAQVKQKIGV
- the nudC gene encoding NAD(+) diphosphatase, whose translation is MSLTEPSGIDRAAHHRLDEAWLAAAWSHPSTRVFVVSGGQALIDDTADGRTELVMTPAFEAPVTETHRYFLGTDNDGVSYFALQKDSLPGRMDQSARPAGLREAGLLLSPRDAGLLVHAVALENWQRLHRFCSRCGERTVIAAAGHIRRCQACGAEHYPRTDPAVIMLVTDDQDRALLGRQVHWPEGRFSTLAGFVEPGESIEQSVRREVFEEAGVTVGEVEYIASQPWPFPSSLMLGFMAQATSREINVDGEEIHEARWFSREDLRAAFESGEVVPPFGISIAARLIELWYGEPLPRPTH
- a CDS encoding dipeptidase, producing MSETPDSAVQTAADDTVRAYIEEHRTAFLDDLAQWLRIPSVSAQPEHDADVRRSADWLAAKLRETGFPVAEVLETPGAPAVYAEWPSGDPAAPTVLVYGHHDVQPAAREDGWHTEPFEPELRDGRLYARGAADDKGQVFFHTLGVRAHLAATGRTAPAVNLKLLVEGEEESGSPNFRALVEAHADRFAADAVIVSDTGMWSETTPTVCTGMRGLAECEIRLYGPDQDIHSGSFGGAVPNPATAAARLVAALHDADERVTVPGFYDGIAELTDAERELVAELPFDEAEWLRTAKSRAPHGEAGYSTLERVWARPTAEVNGIGGGYQGPGGKTIIPSSAMVKLSFRLVAGQDPDRIEKLVTDWAATQVPDGIRHEIAFSAGTRPCLTPLDHPALRSVARAMGRAFGQKIRFTREGGSGPAADLQDVLGAPVLFLGISVPSDGWHAPNEKVEIDLLLKGVETTAHLWGDLAAARL